TTCTTTTGTTAGAGTGAGAACTGCAAATAAAAAATCTTTATATGAAAACATGCTTTAATCACAAATAAAAACACCCATATATATAATTCACATAAATAGAAGGTAGGAGCTTGTTCATATTTCGAGCAAACTCAACAAGCATAATCAAGTCTTCTATTTGGGTCCAAATGCTTAGCCATATAAGTTTTTTAGGTCAATTCATAATCCAAGCAAACTTGAAAAGAATATTGAGGCCTCATTTTCGTGACAATCATCCCTCATTGTGTTTAAGTTAAGTTCtccattgaaattgtattgtaTGCTCTACCATCTGCTGTATCTTCCGGGTTACATGTCCACCTTTCCTGCTCCCTGAAACCACCATTGCATTATTTATGCATCCATTTGCATTTGGAGCTAGTTTGTCTATAAACAGAACGAGATTTCCCTTTCGGTTATGATCATTAATCGGCAATGAAAACTAGCACGAACTAGACAAATCTTTGATGAAATGATTCACTACATAACACTAGTAAGTAGTAACCTCATCATGTTGAACCTATCCATGGACCATGGTTGTAAAACTCACACAAAGTAAAGCCGGATCCACTTTTTCGTCCACATAATGAAGAAAAAAGGGTCTTTATTCTCAAACACGAAATGAATGTGAAGAACAAAATTAAACTAATCACCATATAACAATGCAAAATCTTTTCTTGCACTAAACATAGTACCATACTAGATACATATACTACCATAAGCTCAATCAAATTACTTACTCATCCAATACATCTTCCGGCACATCGCTCTCCTCATTAACAACGGGATCATCAAGAACATCCGAACCCATTCTTTACTAGTCACCAATAAACAACCTTGCCCTTTAATTTTAGGGATTGCTGAAAATTTTCTACCCTGAGAAAAAACCAAATCAAACCCAAAGCTCCAGTTAAGTCAAGAAAGCTTTAATTCAACCAGAAGCTTTAATTCTATATACAAAGAGCTTGAAGTAGTAATTACCCAAAAATCGAACATACAACAAGATCAAAATACAGTATAATTTAGCATAATCTTCTAACTTCAATCAGAAAAAAACTTCAAAAGCTTTACTGTTCATTCACCACAACTTAATCAAtccaatcaacaacaacaaaaacttgACGAACCCAAAATACTTGAACACGGAGACATCAAATTCAATACCCTGATCATAATCACTTACTAATAAATCATACAATACCACAAACTAAACAATAAAAATCCACcatgaaaataaaattcaacaattacccatataaaaaattcaacctttaaacaaagaaaaaacacaaACCCAATTCAATACCcatcaaaaattgaaaaaacaagTAATTAAAACTTACCGGGAAATTAATTAGAACAAAGAACGAGCAAATATTGGTGGGTTTAAATCGTTCTTGCTTCCCCAAAATTAAGTTCAAGGGGGTTTGATTGAAGCGATTATGGAGGAGTTCTTCAcctaattattaatttgatttttggccgaaataaattcaattataaGAGTAAATAAAATTTGTCATTTCATAGTTCCACACGAAATTGCGCAACCCTCCACTAGTAGAGGATGAAAATGCACAAGCTTTCCACACGCCCAGGTAGTGCCGTATTCCTGAAATCCTACGTGGATTATTCACTCCACGCAATCcaccattttgtttaatgtgcTTGTCATATTTCGTGTGTTCTCCATAAGCTTTGTGAAGAGAGTACAAAACTACAAAAGGACAACTTGTTCACTAATTTTGATTTTAGATAAAGGGTTTCCAATATTGTGTTTGGTGGATGGAGCaataataaagttttataaTTGACAAATGCATATTACTGAAAATGTTGTTTGTTGATTAGGATAAAGATTCTTTGTTTTATAACTGCCACACGAATGGTGAACGTGTTAAAATCATCACGATTTATGTGATAAAGtatataaaaattttaaattttctaaattttaTTATAAAATACTAGTTAAATTATTAACATGAGCTAATTCGAGATATTCAAGTATGATCAATCACCTCGAATGAGGTTGATTCTTACGAGGTGTGGAAGACACCGATGGATTAGTACTTTGGGATGTATAATCCAACATACAAGAATAATTAATACGGTATAGTGGGTCTATTCGACAAACCCATTTGACTAAGTTAGCTTAATGGAGAAATAAGTGTATTTGTTAGTTACTTCGAACAAGCGTATAGAATATAGATTAAAATGAACCATCATAATTTGGGACTTTTCATTTGGTGGCTATTTACAGAGCATTTATTCTTGGTAGCTAGACTTTGTAATTTATAGGATTTCACTCTAATTTAGACTAGACTTTGTTCTTTTTGCTTGATTTGATTTGTTGGTTTTTTCCTAATACGGTTTAATCTAGCCCAAATAAGAAGCCAATTGAACACTCCAACCTAAAATAACATAATGAACCATCATGTGTAAATAATGTAATACTCCATAATGTGATTGTTGTCTACCTTAGAACATAAACATAACATTATTAGAAAAAAGAATTTAACATTAATAATCCTAATGGCCATTGGgcagttttctcattttgaCTTTTGAGCCATTCGAAAAAAGAATTTAACATTAATAACtctgttcggcaaaattagcggtagcgggtagcggttgagtagcgggtagcggttaaagtagcgagtagcggtgaatagtagcgggtaacggttaacTGTCGAAGTAGCggtaactaatatgagtgttcggtaaaggtagcggttgatattataaaaataaaaataaaagcaagaatattatttaaaactttattataaatttgtcaaacgctacccgctaccttaaacgctactaattttaacgtttgacaaaagctacccaaccgctacctcaaccgctaaccgctacctaaatcgctactttaccaaacacttacaaattttacaagtagcgtcttgactaggtcaaaacgctacccgctacctcaaacgctaccgccgaacacgcccaTAGAGTATGTCGGAGGATTGTTTACTTGTTTGTTGGCTTGTTGTTTTACGCACTCAAATAAAATAGAGACAAGTTTCTGGAGCGGGCTAGATAAAGTCCAATTGTTTTGGGTCATACACTCATACTATATGACAAGATCTATGTTCAATTCAATGGGCCGAACTATCAAATCTATAGTTGTTGGAGTTCGTTAAACTTATAGCACgaataaatcaataaaaatgATGACATAGCATGCTTATGTATCATTATTTAAAttagaaactaaaatatttaaattatataacctattatacatgttacaaaaataaggtaagaaaatcttaatattctaatttgttttcttctttatatcgactacattatttacatattttcatagtaaaaatattgcattgatagtaaaatatTCCGATGACGCATATCTTACGtgacgcctatatgtaccaattaaactccgacacgtaagattgcgacaactaaatataGTAACAatttgcgacctttatcatcacccctaTTTTATTTCGTCTAAAGTGGTGATAGTCCGTTATAGATTTTGTTGTGATATTGATTAGGGAAATGCAATGgacaaaattcaatcaaacgAGATTAATGGTCCATAATGTTTAATGAGCAAGATAGCTTAGATGACCTTTTGTTCAACCCTTATCTTTCACCATTTTGCTTTAATAATGGACTTGTTTAATTTTATTGTGAATATTGTGATTCCAAGTTGTTATAGAATATCACTACCCAAAAACTTTTACGGTTGTATTATTGAGATATTGTGAACGTGCACATGAGAGCATCTGATGAACTTCACACAGGGCCTTTGATTAAAAACATTTGAAATACACGGGTGTCACAAAATCAAAACACGTACTAGTACATCAGTACATGTAATATGTGCTTAAAAGATTACATTTTAGAAATGGAGTAATTAGTCACTAACCCTCTCTTATTTCTCTAATTTTAATCATGGGTCATGAACTCTTGTTACTTGTTAGTAACCTAAGTAGTGATGGAATTACTTCTTTGCTAACTCAAATTTTACATTTTCACTTCAATTTCTTCTCTTCTTTCTTCAACTTTTTCCATCTAAAAGTACCTGCAATACAAGAAAAACACAAATTACCAAGTTACCAACATACAATAACCATAACAATGCACAAGCACAACAAAGTTATTCATCTTAGTATATTCTTGAACTTACTGAGTTAATGGTTAtcagaacttatctgaacttatttttgtgAAACAATTACCTATACGGTGAATAAAAGTTCCTCTAAGAAGCAAATGTAGAAGAATTCATAAGTGAAAGTCAAACCTCATTTCCTTCTTAGGTTGATCATATGAGTCAGAGTCCAAAAGCCAGTGAGGAGCATTAAAATTCTGAGTTGACGACTGAGTAAAACTAGTAGAATCAGAGGAGGATTGTGGTGAAAGAAAAGGGTAAAAAGTGGTGGGGTAATTATTAGAGTAATAAGGATAATTATTAGTGGAGGCATCATTAGATTGAGAATCAGAGCAAGAAATCACAGAGGAGGAATTTGGAACACAAGTTTTCATCAGATTCATTGTAGGagatgatgttgttgttgttgctgaaaGAATGGTttcatttgttgttgttgttgttgatgattgTAGTGTTGTTTGAATTTGCTTCTTAGATTTGTTTTTGCCTCTGTGCATGTGTTTCTCACAGTACTTTGAATCTGAACATGCTTCTTTTGAACATCTCCATTTCTTACCATCTGTTCTTCTACACCTTCCTGGCTCTGGATCTATTTTTCTTCCATATCCCACTTGAAAACAACCCCATCCAACTGCCATTAACATTAAAAAAAACCGTGTTGTTATAACGGAAGCAAGAAATATAATTAAAAACGTAAATAAAGAACATAGATATTTAAAGTCCATTAAAAATGTGTTAGCTACATCCACCAGCAGATGAGAGGAAAATTTTATCATGTAACGACTGTGCTACATCTATCTGTATCAAAAATTTAAACAAGGTTATATTGGATACGTATGAATCT
This sequence is a window from Spinacia oleracea cultivar Varoflay chromosome 1, BTI_SOV_V1, whole genome shotgun sequence. Protein-coding genes within it:
- the LOC110802996 gene encoding growth-regulating factor 5-like, translated to MMIAGRNSCKSPSSPFPFTASQWQELEQQLLTFKYIMSGIPVPPQLFSTVLNNPFSSSSSPLFPHQQSLPFGWGCFQVGYGRKIDPEPGRCRRTDGKKWRCSKEACSDSKYCEKHMHRGKNKSKKQIQTTLQSSTTTTTNETILSATTTTSSPTMNLMKTCVPNSSSVISCSDSQSNDASTNNYPYYSNNYPTTFYPFLSPQSSSDSTSFTQSSTQNFNAPHWLLDSDSYDQPKKEMRYF